Proteins encoded in a region of the Micromonas commoda chromosome 10, complete sequence genome:
- a CDS encoding hypothetical protein (This model contains a C3HC4 type zinc-finger (RING finger) domain. Many proteins containing a RING finger play a key role in the ubiquitination pathway. putative protein), with product MGTTSSRPAPQRYPVPPGQAYYGQPAPANNGQLYGQFNQRPAAQPNNFVMPAPYGVQQQQQQQQQQQQQQQGGEQTTRTSTIRNHVNLKKNTLAVHPVGGGGGSKLRVTFDFDANVECWASVFLAACENPKEGCALSLPHGDRARPARSKHRRGLGQAFDEPTGVLDLDSVPADALTTASPNSYPLVIRLECVTGVPPGHDGGLDTVSLPEPAGAKLETWVQSQTTYATLSRRDDGSWGVTVVKQKIWVDGVSYELQEIFGIENCGASGMPGAEAGDDGKECVVCLSEPRDTTVLPCRHMCMCSGCARMLRHQNNKCPICRTVVESLLEIKVATKAEGGASA from the exons atggggacgacgtcatcgcgcccggCTCCGCAGCGCTACCCCGTCCCGCCG GGACAGGCGTACTACGGccagcccgcgcccgcgaacaACGGGCAGCTCTACGGCCAGTTCAATcagcgccccgcggcgcagcCCAACAACTTCGTGATGCCCGCGCCCTACGGCGTACAGCAGCAGcaacagcagcagcagcagcagcagcagcagcagcagggcGGCGAGCAGACCACGCGCACGTCCACGATCCGTAACCACGTCAACCTCAAGAAGAACacgctcgccgtccaccccgtgggggggggcggcggttCCAAACTAAGGGTAACGTTCGACTTTGACGCCAACGTCGAGTGCTGGGCTTCGGTTTTTCTCGCGGCGTGCGAAAACCCGAAGGAGGGTTGCGCGCTCTCGCTTCCGcacggcgaccgcgctcgtccggcGCGGAGCAAGCACCGGCGGGGTCTCGGCCAGGCGTTCGACGAGCCCACTGGGGTTTTGGACCTCGACTCGgttcccgccgacgcgttgacgacggcgtcgccgaactCGTATCCGCTCGTGATTCGGCTGGAgtgcgtcaccggcgtcccGCCCGGGCACGACGGGGGCTTGGACACCGTGTCGCTGCCggaacccgcgggcgccaagctGGAGACCTGGGTGCAGTCGCAGACGACGTACGCGACGTTGTCGAGACGGGACGACGGGTCGTGGGGCGTCACGGTCGTGAAGCAGAAGATCTGGGTCGACGGGGTGTCTTACGAGCTTCAGGAGATCTTCGGCATCGAGAACTGCGGGGCGAGTGGGATGCCCGgggcggaggctggcgacgacggtaaGGAGTGCGTGGTGTGCCTTTCGGAGCCGCGGGACACGACGGTGCTGCCGTGCAGGCACATGTGCATGTGCAGCGGGTGCGCGCGAATGCTGCGCCACCAGAACAACAAGTGCCCCATCTGCCGCACGGTGGTGGAGTCGCTGCTGGAGATCAAGGTGGCGACCaaggcggagggcggcgcgagcgcgtag
- a CDS encoding hypothetical protein (putative uncharacterized protein), whose translation MAATPASARVSPRLPPDTPSRIASHCAAMYAKGAVAALSMHRVARYASRSKRLRTLAARCVLVNGVVFLGSLAVLDHALVPFIGWVLHRWTAADAAGGAGGGAGGRSSLAASASSSFLWTARAAWLYPTYFASTVVNSFTAGEMARISCALAAEDDAARALARRRVTGSVELDAGDSEKKDGSRRGGVAGLAEAVYHVLIVNSLFAQITALSFVLTGPIGTWVTRALQTWLYAYYCHDYLWSARGKPPGWRVAHFEGNWCYFAGFGSPIVLISAMNLSTFYAAAVQAMAFPVFMIAAIASGGEDAEVCLEGKNAARTRQGAFPVFHLASASARAVLRLAGVGGGAGDGGAKRTKGE comes from the coding sequence atggcCGCGACCCCCGCATCCGCCCGCGTCTCCCCTCGTCTCCCACCGGACACCCCAtcgcgcatcgcgtcgcacTGCGCCGCGATGTACGCcaagggcgccgtcgccgcgctgtccATGCACAGAGTCGCGCGGTACGCGTCGAGATCGAAACGGTTGCgcacgctcgccgcgaggtgcgtgCTCGTCAACGGAGTGGTGTTCCTcgggtcgctcgcggtgctgGACCACGCGCTGGTGCCCTTCATCGGCTGGGTCCTTCACAggtggaccgcggcggacgcggcgggcggcgcgggcggcggcgcgggcgggagatcatccctcgccgcgagcgcgtcgtcgtcgttcctgtggaccgcgcgcgccgcgtggcTGTATCCGACCTACTTCGCGAGCACGGTGGTCAActcgttcaccgcggggGAGATGGCGCGGATAtcgtgcgcgctcgccgcggaggacgacgccgcgcgcgcgctggcgcgacgacgagtgaCGGGCTcggtcgagctcgacgccggggactccgagaagaaggacggAAGTCGACgggggggcgtcgccgggctcgccgaggccgtgtACCACGTGCTCATCGTCAACAGCCTGTTCGCGCAGATCACCGCGCTGTCGTTCGTGCTCACCGGGCCAATCGGGACGTGGGTCACCCGCGCGCTGCAGACGTGGCTGTACGCGTACTACTGCCACGACTACCTGTGGAGCGCCCGGGGAAAACCGCCAGGGTGGCGCGTTGCGCACTTCGAAGGTAACTGGTGCTACTTTGCCGGTTTCGGCAGCCCGATCGTGCTGATATCGGCGATGAACCTGTCCACGTtctacgccgccgcggtgcaggCGATGGCGTTCCCGGTGTTCAtgatcgccgccatcgcgagcgggggcgaggacgccgaggtttGTCTCGAGGGGAAaaacgcggcgcggacgaggcaaGGCGCGTTCCCGGTGTTCCAcctggcgagcgcctcggcgcgcgcggtgctcagGTTggcgggcgtgggcggcggcgcgggcgacgggggtgcgAAGCGGACGAAGGGAGAGTAG
- a CDS encoding predicted protein codes for MAEPFRPHDRESSWEFVGVVVAAFALVVVALGRATLLRWCADCARARAARRERSAEEEALRLTRTLLPTHDDGSHGSSSTNATVIELAVDGVPPPTSAPPGTDASSAAAVPHRETTNGA; via the coding sequence atgGCCGAACCGTTCCGCCCGCACGATCGCGAGAGCTCGTGGGagttcgtcggcgtcgtcgtcgcagccttcgctctcgtcgtcgtcgcgctcggccgcgcgacgctcctCCGCTGGTGCGCCGactgcgcgcgcgcgagggcggcgaggcgcgagcgaagcgccgaggaggaggccctTCGCCTCACTCGCACCCTGCTCCCGacgcacgacgacgggtcccACGGATCGTCatcgacgaacgcgaccgTCATCGAACTCGCCGTGGACGGGGTCCCTCctccgacgtccgcgcctcccgggacggacgcgagcagcgccgcggcggtccctCACCGCGAGACGACCAACGGCGCGTGA